One Clostridia bacterium genomic window carries:
- a CDS encoding glutamine amidotransferase, with protein MQKTLRIAHLYPDVLNLYADRGNVQTLLRRCEWRGLRAHVTCVRRNDELRLKDYHLVLIGGGSDREQALVAEELRRHRWEFKAAVEDGLPVLAICGGYQLLGEFYQLPDGTKVAGMELLDLVTTAGRPRLIGNIAIESPEVGTVVGFENHGGRTVHRHAPLGAVLSGHGNNGRDGQEGVRYKNVIGTYIHGPLLPKNPRLADFVLGLAAAYAGLAVEFRPLDDEIEWAAHRAFLTRHVGIKASS; from the coding sequence ATGCAGAAGACGCTTCGCATCGCTCACCTCTACCCCGACGTCCTCAACCTCTACGCGGACCGCGGCAACGTCCAGACGCTCCTCCGGCGCTGCGAGTGGCGCGGGCTTCGCGCCCACGTCACATGCGTGCGGCGCAACGACGAGCTCCGCCTGAAGGACTACCACCTGGTGTTGATCGGGGGCGGCTCCGACCGCGAGCAGGCGCTGGTCGCCGAGGAACTCCGCCGGCACCGCTGGGAGTTCAAGGCGGCGGTGGAGGACGGCCTGCCGGTGCTGGCCATCTGCGGCGGCTACCAGCTGCTCGGCGAGTTCTACCAGCTCCCGGACGGGACGAAGGTGGCCGGAATGGAGCTTCTCGATCTCGTCACCACCGCCGGCAGGCCGCGGCTGATCGGGAACATCGCCATTGAGTCGCCCGAGGTGGGCACGGTCGTCGGCTTCGAGAACCACGGCGGGCGCACCGTTCACCGGCACGCCCCCCTGGGCGCCGTGCTGAGCGGCCACGGCAACAACGGCCGCGACGGCCAGGAGGGCGTGCGGTACAAGAACGTCATCGGCACCTACATCCACGGGCCCCTTCTGCCCAAAAACCCGCGCCTCGCCGACTTCGTCCTGGGACTCGCGGCCGCGTACGCGGGGTTGGCCGTCGAGTTCCGCCCGCTCGACGACGAGATCGAGTGGGCCGCCCACCGCGCGTTCCTGACGCGGCACGTCGGCATCAAGGCGTCGTCATGA